One genomic segment of Bacteroides caccae includes these proteins:
- a CDS encoding TonB-dependent receptor — MRKQRISSCRRYLKYIVLTLLFYPLSVLGAQGQVSVKGQSITIKQAIQLIEKNSSYTFFYNAADLKNTKTRNINCSGTINEVLNEVFKGSGVSYTIKGNEVILKVEGESTQQAAKHKIIGVVTESATGDPIPGASVMIKGTKTGTTTDVDGKFEVMATSSDVLVISFIGYSSKEIKVGNQKVLSVTLSDDAEQLDEVVVTAFGTGQKKETVTGSIQSVRPADLKVPTANLSTAFAGRLSGVISYQRSGEPGNNGADFFIRGVATMNSATPLIVLDGVEISKADLNALDPEVIESFSVLKDATASAMYGTRGANGVLIIKTKSGSDLEKPIIGVRVEAYVNTPIKRPKTVDGVTFMRMYNEAVTNQGTGDALYSDDKIYGTANNLNPYIYPNVDWYDEVFKNATFNQKANFNVRGGTSKITYFMNVNVNHETGMLKDRSSNFFSYKNNIDYMKYAFQNNVDFHMSKTSTLSLHLNVQLNNMHGPLTTSEGAGVDNIFGAIMGTNPVDFPVMYPQEDEKWYRWGSIVAGNYNPVNPVAVSSMGYKDTFESTVVANLDFDQKLDFITKGLSFKALISFKNWSYNSKYRLQGYNTYQLTDYTKNEDGTYNYTVNSIGDATNHTLDSFFGTDGDRRFYIQGYFNYDRAFGDHHVGGMLLYNQDEYNSNVNSSLLNSLPKRRMGIAVRAAYDYANRYLFEFNAGYNGSENFAKGHRFGFFPSVSVGWNISQEKFWEPIRNIVSNFKIRGSYGLVGNDQVPYTRFLYMGITTLNDSPSYQTGYGSHKESHNGPTFSRFENEDMTWEVGHKLNVGADIQLFNSLNLTVDAFREIRSNILTTKGSIPNYLGAAKTVIYGNFAKVKNWGVDLAVDYGKQINRDLSIQFKGTFTFARNRVMETDEAADIRPALSAVGKPLNTLWGYVADGLYIDEADIANNPTSTLGNITIAAGDVKYVDQPDVNGNYDGQIDSDDRVAIGHPTIPEIIYGFGPSITWKKWDFSVFFQGQANVSLMMSGFEPFGTQSKNNVLEWIAEDYWSKENQNPNAKYPRLTKYNNNNNMQSSTYWLRNAAFLKLKNAEVGYNFKWGRVYMSGTNLLTFSPFKLWDPEMGGGKGMAYPTQRTFNLGVQITFK, encoded by the coding sequence ATGAGAAAACAAAGAATCTCTAGTTGCAGGCGATATTTGAAGTATATCGTCCTCACTTTGCTTTTTTATCCGTTATCTGTCCTTGGAGCTCAGGGACAAGTTTCAGTAAAAGGGCAGTCAATCACTATTAAACAGGCTATTCAGCTTATTGAAAAAAACAGTAGTTATACTTTTTTCTACAATGCAGCAGACCTGAAAAACACAAAAACTAGAAATATTAATTGTTCGGGTACAATTAATGAAGTGCTTAACGAAGTATTCAAAGGGAGTGGAGTCAGTTATACTATTAAAGGTAACGAAGTTATTTTAAAAGTTGAAGGCGAATCTACTCAACAAGCGGCCAAACACAAGATTATTGGTGTAGTGACCGAGTCGGCCACCGGAGATCCCATTCCTGGGGCATCTGTTATGATTAAAGGAACAAAAACCGGTACGACTACCGATGTAGATGGTAAGTTCGAGGTTATGGCGACTTCCAGTGATGTTCTGGTTATCTCTTTTATCGGATATTCTTCTAAGGAGATCAAAGTAGGAAACCAGAAAGTACTGAGTGTTACTTTATCTGACGATGCAGAACAGCTGGATGAAGTAGTCGTAACGGCCTTCGGAACAGGACAGAAGAAAGAAACAGTAACAGGTTCTATCCAGTCTGTACGTCCGGCAGATTTGAAAGTACCGACTGCTAATCTTTCTACGGCTTTTGCCGGTCGCCTTTCCGGTGTGATCTCTTATCAACGTAGTGGTGAGCCTGGAAATAACGGTGCGGATTTCTTTATCCGTGGTGTTGCTACCATGAACAGTGCTACTCCGCTTATTGTACTTGACGGAGTTGAAATCTCAAAAGCGGATTTGAATGCACTTGATCCGGAAGTCATTGAAAGTTTTTCTGTACTGAAAGATGCAACTGCTTCCGCCATGTACGGTACACGCGGTGCGAATGGTGTACTTATCATTAAAACCAAGTCGGGTTCCGACCTTGAAAAACCGATTATCGGTGTGCGTGTAGAGGCTTACGTCAATACACCTATTAAGCGCCCGAAAACGGTGGACGGAGTGACGTTTATGAGAATGTATAATGAAGCCGTTACTAATCAAGGTACCGGAGATGCACTGTATTCAGATGATAAAATCTATGGTACGGCGAATAACTTGAATCCATACATTTACCCGAATGTGGATTGGTACGACGAAGTGTTCAAGAACGCGACTTTCAATCAGAAAGCTAACTTCAATGTTCGCGGAGGTACTTCCAAGATTACTTACTTTATGAATGTGAATGTCAATCATGAAACAGGTATGCTGAAAGACCGTTCCAGCAACTTCTTCTCTTATAAGAATAATATCGACTATATGAAATATGCATTTCAGAATAATGTGGACTTCCATATGTCGAAGACTTCTACTTTGTCTTTACACTTGAATGTACAGTTGAACAATATGCATGGTCCGTTGACAACTTCAGAAGGAGCCGGTGTAGATAATATTTTTGGGGCTATCATGGGAACTAACCCGGTCGATTTTCCTGTAATGTATCCGCAAGAAGATGAGAAATGGTATCGTTGGGGTAGTATTGTGGCAGGTAACTATAATCCTGTAAACCCTGTTGCTGTGTCCAGTATGGGATATAAGGATACGTTCGAGAGTACGGTCGTTGCCAATCTGGACTTTGATCAGAAACTTGATTTTATTACCAAAGGATTGAGCTTCAAAGCATTGATTTCATTTAAGAACTGGAGTTATAATTCCAAATATCGTTTACAGGGTTATAATACTTACCAGTTGACTGACTATACCAAGAATGAAGATGGAACATATAATTATACAGTAAATTCAATAGGGGATGCAACCAATCATACGTTAGATTCTTTCTTTGGTACTGATGGTGACAGACGCTTTTACATTCAAGGTTACTTTAATTATGACCGTGCTTTTGGCGATCATCATGTAGGTGGTATGTTGTTGTATAACCAGGATGAATATAACTCAAATGTTAATTCCAGTTTATTGAACTCTTTGCCCAAACGTAGAATGGGTATTGCCGTTCGTGCTGCTTATGATTATGCCAATCGCTATTTATTTGAGTTCAATGCTGGTTATAATGGATCTGAGAACTTCGCAAAAGGACATCGTTTCGGATTCTTCCCCTCTGTGTCAGTGGGTTGGAATATCAGTCAGGAAAAATTCTGGGAACCAATTAGAAATATAGTATCTAATTTCAAAATTCGCGGTTCTTATGGTTTGGTGGGTAACGACCAAGTACCTTATACTCGTTTCTTGTATATGGGAATCACTACATTGAATGATTCGCCCAGCTATCAGACTGGTTATGGCAGCCATAAAGAGTCACATAATGGCCCTACATTCTCAAGATTTGAAAATGAAGATATGACATGGGAGGTAGGTCATAAGCTGAATGTGGGAGCAGACATTCAATTATTTAACTCTCTCAATTTGACAGTTGACGCATTCCGTGAGATCAGAAGTAATATCCTTACTACAAAAGGTTCTATTCCTAATTATCTGGGAGCAGCCAAGACAGTAATCTATGGAAACTTTGCCAAGGTAAAGAACTGGGGAGTTGATCTGGCGGTTGATTATGGTAAACAGATCAATAGAGATCTATCAATTCAGTTTAAAGGAACGTTTACGTTTGCCAGAAATCGTGTAATGGAAACTGATGAGGCCGCTGATATACGTCCGGCTCTGTCCGCAGTAGGAAAACCCTTGAATACACTATGGGGATATGTAGCTGACGGACTATATATTGACGAAGCTGATATAGCGAATAATCCTACCTCTACATTAGGTAATATAACAATAGCGGCAGGTGATGTGAAATATGTAGACCAACCGGATGTAAATGGTAATTATGATGGACAGATAGACTCCGATGACAGAGTCGCCATTGGTCATCCTACTATTCCTGAAATTATCTATGGTTTCGGTCCGTCTATTACTTGGAAGAAATGGGACTTCTCCGTATTCTTCCAGGGACAGGCTAACGTCTCATTGATGATGAGTGGTTTTGAGCCTTTTGGTACTCAAAGTAAAAACAATGTGTTGGAGTGGATTGCAGAGGATTATTGGAGCAAAGAAAATCAGAATCCGAATGCTAAATATCCCCGTTTGACTAAGTACAACAACAATAATAATATGCAATCTTCTACTTATTGGTTGAGAAACGCCGCTTTCCTGAAATTAAAGAATGCAGAAGTTGGTTATAACTTTAAATGGGGAAGAGTTTATATGAGTGGAACCAATCTGCTGACATTCTCTCCGTTTAAATTGTGGGATCCTGAAATGGGTGGAGGAAAAGGTATGGCTTATCCTACTCAGAGAACTTTCAACTTAGGTGTTCAAATTACATTCAAATAA
- a CDS encoding TonB-dependent receptor, translated as MRKIQISYKQRYLKYIVLLLLFYPLNILGAQGVISVKGQAMTIKQAIQLIEKNSNYTFFYNAADLKNTTNKNLNCEGTIEEVLKEVFKGSGITYMIKGNEIILKVNKEEAAQQQPKKKRTVTGTVVDAENGDPVIGATVVVKGQKDGVITDLDGNFTIAISGSKAQLEFSYIGYRKKTVDVGDLGVINVKMESDNQLLSEVVVVGAGTQKKVSVTGSITSVKGLELKAPSSSLTTSFAGKLAGVISMTSTGEPGAASEFYIRGVSTFGGRATPLILLDDVEISTADLNNIPAETIESFSILKDASATAIYGARGANGVMLITTKTGKENEKTRINVTVENSFNKPMNFPDFVNGATWMEMYNEAQLTRNPGATPKYSQLDIDNTRNQVNPYIYPDVQWKDVIFKNMNMNQRANVNISGGGSKASYYMSLQANHDTGLLDTKKVYSYNNNINNWGYNFQNNISYKITSTTKIDLHMNAQIRNKKGPNYSTSDLFAQMLYCNPINFPVTFPAQPGDTHIRFGNAIWTGSSVRTNPYAYMLSSFKEYNENTLNTSLKINQKLDFVTKGLSVQAMVNWKNWASSSYNRTIEPYYYGIKGGSYNPSNPTDYEIERLGTSGTDYLKTSDISKASDQTFYLDARVNYDRQFNLHHVTGMLMYMQREYRSSVLPERNQGFSGRFTYDYGQRYLVELNFGYNGTERLAKKERFEFFPAVSLGWVISNEKFFEPMTKYIDNLKIRGSYGLVGSDETGLSAGAQHFLYIDQVSLNNIGFTTGVDMNYTLYGPLVTNYAVVNGGWERVKKLDIGIDLELFRQLTITADYFNEKRYNILLHREAWPESLGYYTAKPWSNKGKVDNWGIELSVNWRKEFTKDLYVDFRGNFTYTENKYVNLDEPVYPYVWKTSTGKPLSRTTGYIAQGLFSSQEEIDNSPTQNLGSTVKPGDIKYRDVNGDGKIDGSDQVMISPYGTTPRIQYGLGMNVTYKKFDFGVFFNGSAKRTIMISGISPFGQSDYNVMQFIADDYWSESNPNPNAKYPRLGLTSSQTANNTVASTYWMRNGNFIRFKTLELGYKFKYGRVYLNGDNIAVFSPFKLWDPELSWNAYPLQRTFNIGVQLNF; from the coding sequence ATGAGAAAAATTCAAATTTCTTACAAGCAACGATATCTGAAGTATATCGTATTGCTGTTGCTTTTTTACCCGCTCAACATCCTAGGAGCACAAGGAGTAATCTCAGTAAAAGGGCAAGCAATGACTATCAAACAAGCAATCCAGCTAATTGAAAAAAACAGTAATTACACATTTTTCTACAATGCTGCAGACTTGAAAAACACAACCAACAAAAATCTAAATTGTGAAGGGACTATTGAAGAAGTTTTAAAAGAAGTCTTCAAAGGTAGCGGAATCACCTACATGATCAAAGGTAACGAGATCATATTAAAGGTAAACAAAGAGGAAGCCGCACAGCAACAACCCAAAAAGAAACGTACCGTTACGGGTACGGTGGTAGACGCTGAAAATGGCGATCCGGTTATCGGTGCTACTGTTGTAGTGAAAGGACAGAAGGACGGAGTAATTACCGATTTGGATGGTAATTTCACGATTGCTATCAGCGGCTCGAAAGCACAGCTGGAATTCAGTTACATCGGTTACAGAAAGAAAACAGTCGATGTAGGCGATCTTGGTGTCATCAACGTAAAAATGGAATCAGACAACCAACTGCTGAGTGAAGTTGTAGTAGTAGGTGCCGGTACACAGAAGAAAGTCAGTGTAACAGGGTCAATCACCAGTGTGAAAGGTCTGGAACTGAAAGCTCCAAGTTCTTCGCTTACCACCTCCTTTGCGGGAAAACTGGCAGGTGTTATTTCTATGACTTCGACCGGCGAACCGGGTGCCGCTTCCGAATTCTACATTCGCGGTGTGAGTACCTTTGGCGGACGAGCCACTCCTTTAATACTTTTGGATGATGTAGAAATTTCTACGGCAGACCTGAATAATATTCCGGCTGAAACGATTGAAAGTTTCTCTATTTTGAAAGATGCTTCTGCGACCGCTATCTACGGTGCCCGTGGTGCCAACGGCGTTATGCTCATCACTACCAAGACCGGTAAAGAAAACGAGAAAACCAGAATTAACGTCACGGTTGAGAACTCTTTCAATAAACCGATGAACTTCCCCGACTTTGTAAATGGTGCCACTTGGATGGAAATGTACAACGAAGCCCAATTGACACGTAATCCGGGAGCGACCCCAAAATATTCGCAACTTGACATCGACAACACACGCAACCAAGTTAATCCTTACATTTATCCGGATGTACAATGGAAAGACGTCATCTTCAAAAACATGAATATGAATCAGCGTGCCAATGTCAACATCTCAGGCGGTGGTTCAAAAGCATCTTATTATATGAGCTTGCAAGCCAATCACGATACAGGTTTGCTGGATACAAAGAAAGTATATTCGTATAATAATAATATAAACAATTGGGGATATAATTTCCAAAACAATATCTCTTACAAAATAACATCTACAACTAAAATCGATTTACACATGAACGCCCAGATTCGTAACAAGAAGGGACCGAACTACAGTACTTCCGATTTATTCGCTCAGATGTTGTATTGTAATCCTATTAACTTCCCCGTTACTTTCCCGGCACAACCCGGAGACACACATATCCGTTTTGGTAATGCTATATGGACAGGATCTTCGGTACGTACCAACCCGTATGCTTATATGTTGAGTTCATTCAAGGAATATAATGAGAACACACTCAATACTTCTTTAAAAATCAACCAAAAACTTGATTTCGTAACTAAGGGGTTAAGCGTACAAGCAATGGTCAATTGGAAGAATTGGGCTTCATCTTCCTACAACCGGACGATCGAACCTTATTATTATGGTATTAAAGGAGGAAGTTATAACCCTTCAAATCCTACTGATTATGAAATTGAACGCCTGGGAACATCAGGAACTGACTATCTGAAAACATCAGATATAAGCAAAGCTTCCGACCAGACTTTCTATCTGGACGCCCGCGTGAATTATGACCGCCAGTTCAACCTGCATCATGTAACAGGAATGTTGATGTATATGCAACGTGAATATCGTAGTAGCGTACTACCCGAACGCAATCAAGGATTCTCAGGACGTTTTACTTACGACTACGGTCAGCGCTATCTGGTAGAACTGAATTTCGGTTATAACGGAACAGAACGTCTGGCCAAGAAAGAACGTTTCGAATTCTTCCCCGCCGTATCTCTAGGCTGGGTAATCAGTAACGAAAAGTTCTTTGAACCGATGACCAAGTATATAGATAACCTGAAAATCAGAGGATCTTATGGTCTGGTAGGTAGTGACGAAACCGGACTTTCTGCCGGTGCACAACACTTCCTGTATATCGACCAAGTATCGCTCAATAACATAGGCTTCACTACCGGTGTAGATATGAACTATACCCTATATGGACCTTTAGTAACCAATTATGCAGTTGTTAATGGCGGTTGGGAACGCGTAAAGAAACTGGATATAGGTATCGACCTCGAATTATTCCGCCAGTTGACTATTACTGCCGATTATTTTAATGAGAAACGTTACAATATCCTGCTCCACCGCGAAGCATGGCCGGAATCTCTTGGATATTATACAGCTAAACCTTGGAGCAATAAAGGTAAAGTTGATAACTGGGGTATTGAACTAAGTGTAAACTGGAGAAAAGAATTCACAAAAGATTTATATGTAGATTTCCGTGGAAACTTCACATATACTGAAAACAAATATGTCAACCTGGATGAACCGGTTTATCCCTATGTATGGAAAACATCTACAGGCAAACCGTTAAGCCGCACAACCGGATATATCGCCCAAGGATTATTCAGCAGTCAGGAAGAAATCGATAATAGCCCGACACAGAATCTTGGTAGTACTGTTAAACCGGGAGACATAAAATACCGTGATGTAAACGGAGATGGTAAAATAGATGGCAGTGACCAAGTAATGATCTCTCCTTATGGAACTACCCCCCGCATCCAATATGGTTTGGGAATGAATGTAACCTATAAAAAATTCGATTTCGGTGTATTCTTCAATGGGTCGGCTAAACGCACTATCATGATTAGCGGTATTTCACCATTCGGCCAAAGTGACTATAATGTCATGCAATTCATTGCAGATGACTACTGGTCTGAGTCAAATCCCAATCCGAATGCTAAATATCCGCGCTTAGGATTAACTAGTTCACAAACAGCCAATAATACAGTAGCTAGTACTTACTGGATGCGTAACGGTAATTTCATCCGTTTCAAGACACTGGAACTGGGATATAAATTCAAATATGGACGCGTATACCTGAACGGTGACAATATAGCCGTATTCAGTCCGTTCAAGCTATGGGACCCGGAACTATCATGGAATGCTTATCCTTTGCAGCGTACATTCAACATCGGAGTACAACTTAATTTCTAA
- a CDS encoding FecR family protein yields the protein MILGDNKAEMNELVRIEAQQSMMYILPDSTKVWMKPGSSIQFAKDFNKDRKVWLSGNSLFEVYKHEGSTFQVHINKAFIEVKGTCFLVKQDDIKQNEITLFHGKIEFNVESTGKKIVMQPLQKVTYNVDNAQTQIENISNISWENGRYNFEDVPLTQLIETVNQMYNTNIVLKRNLGKKALFSGSIRYDETLDDVLDKICFSLNLTIETHNEQIIIH from the coding sequence ATGATTTTAGGTGATAATAAAGCGGAAATGAATGAGTTGGTAAGGATTGAAGCCCAACAAAGTATGATGTATATTTTGCCGGATAGCACCAAGGTCTGGATGAAGCCCGGAAGTTCTATTCAATTTGCAAAAGATTTTAATAAAGACAGAAAAGTCTGGTTGAGTGGTAATTCATTATTTGAAGTTTATAAGCACGAGGGAAGTACTTTTCAAGTACACATTAATAAAGCTTTTATAGAAGTGAAGGGAACTTGCTTTCTTGTCAAGCAAGATGATATAAAGCAGAATGAAATTACGCTGTTTCATGGTAAGATAGAATTTAATGTTGAATCTACCGGGAAGAAAATAGTCATGCAACCACTTCAGAAAGTGACTTATAATGTAGATAATGCACAAACACAAATAGAGAATATCTCAAATATCAGTTGGGAAAATGGAAGATATAACTTTGAAGATGTTCCGTTGACTCAACTGATTGAAACAGTCAATCAGATGTATAATACAAATATAGTCTTAAAGAGGAATTTAGGAAAAAAAGCATTGTTTAGTGGGAGTATCCGTTATGACGAAACTTTGGATGATGTACTTGATAAAATCTGTTTTAGTCTCAATTTGACCATAGAAACACACAATGAACAAATTATTATTCATTAA
- a CDS encoding discoidin domain-containing protein: MKKILSYIIMGILGVTVFTACSDDESYPTPTALDASTLSYEAKAGAVKLKWKIPENANYKYIKVTYTLPESGKECLRLASVYSDTILVDNLLKRYGDIVFTLQPCSADGNGGEICSITAQAAAANKQTVTISKDFKITGEGDAWTDAQETSEGPLKNLFDGSTASDNYFHMSWSASTPFPHYIVVDLKEETNFFSFTYTARDNANCDNPKEMDILVSKELVGSKPDYVNETGTTKLASLSELPGTRKASYMSDRISSDETFRYVWFKVLSATSGSNWIALSELALKQVTTTIYDPETGETVVVED; the protein is encoded by the coding sequence ATGAAAAAAATATTATCTTATATTATAATGGGAATCTTGGGAGTGACGGTTTTTACTGCTTGCTCTGATGATGAATCTTATCCTACTCCGACAGCTTTGGATGCGAGTACACTCTCTTATGAGGCGAAAGCAGGAGCTGTAAAACTGAAATGGAAGATTCCGGAGAATGCTAATTATAAGTATATCAAAGTTACTTATACATTGCCGGAAAGTGGTAAGGAGTGTTTACGTCTGGCTAGTGTATATAGTGATACGATATTGGTGGATAATTTATTGAAAAGATATGGAGATATTGTGTTTACGTTACAGCCATGCAGTGCTGATGGTAATGGCGGAGAAATTTGCTCTATTACTGCACAGGCAGCGGCAGCAAATAAGCAGACTGTAACTATTTCTAAAGACTTTAAAATAACGGGAGAAGGAGATGCATGGACCGATGCTCAGGAAACATCAGAAGGGCCGTTGAAGAATCTGTTTGACGGTAGTACTGCTTCTGATAATTACTTCCATATGTCTTGGAGTGCTTCGACTCCTTTTCCGCATTATATCGTAGTAGATTTAAAAGAAGAAACAAACTTTTTTAGTTTCACTTATACTGCTAGGGATAACGCAAACTGTGATAATCCGAAAGAAATGGATATTTTGGTAAGTAAGGAACTGGTGGGATCGAAGCCTGATTATGTAAATGAAACGGGAACGACTAAGTTGGCTTCTCTTTCAGAACTTCCGGGAACTCGGAAAGCCTCATATATGTCGGACAGAATTTCTTCGGATGAAACATTTCGATATGTCTGGTTTAAAGTATTGTCTGCAACTTCCGGAAGTAACTGGATTGCTCTGTCGGAACTGGCATTGAAACAAGTGACAACGACAATCTATGATCCCGAAACCGGAGAGACAGTGGTAGTGGAGGATTAA
- a CDS encoding FecR family protein has product MTIGGFWLTFKGDKIANELIKITAQQNQMYTLPDSSKVWMEPGSSIQYTKSFNKERKVWLSGNSLFEVYKHEGSTFQVYIDKAFIEVKGTCFHIKQTDAEKNEITLFRGKIEFNVESTGQKTVMKPLQRVIYNPRNAEMRVEQITNIKWENGKYNFTDIPLQELISIINQMYNSDVTLAKGINHESAFTGSIRYDEPLEDVVNKICFTLNLNKEEHANKIIIKK; this is encoded by the coding sequence TTGACAATAGGCGGATTCTGGTTAACGTTTAAAGGCGACAAGATAGCTAATGAGCTTATTAAAATTACAGCTCAGCAGAACCAGATGTACACTCTTCCGGATAGCAGCAAAGTATGGATGGAGCCCGGAAGTTCTATTCAATATACAAAATCTTTTAACAAAGAAAGAAAAGTCTGGTTGAGTGGTAATTCATTATTTGAAGTTTATAAGCATGAAGGAAGTACTTTCCAAGTATATATCGACAAGGCTTTTATTGAAGTAAAAGGAACTTGCTTCCATATCAAACAAACCGATGCCGAAAAGAACGAAATTACATTGTTTCGTGGAAAGATAGAATTTAATGTTGAATCCACCGGACAAAAAACAGTAATGAAGCCTTTACAAAGAGTGATATACAATCCGCGTAATGCTGAAATGAGAGTAGAACAGATTACTAATATAAAATGGGAAAACGGAAAATATAACTTCACGGATATTCCCTTGCAAGAGCTTATTAGTATCATCAATCAAATGTACAACTCCGACGTCACATTAGCAAAAGGTATCAATCATGAATCAGCATTTACCGGAAGCATTCGCTATGACGAACCATTGGAAGATGTAGTCAACAAAATTTGTTTCACATTAAACCTGAATAAAGAAGAACATGCAAATAAAATCATTATAAAAAAATAA
- a CDS encoding RagB/SusD family nutrient uptake outer membrane protein, with the protein MKKIYRILFLLVALIGYSSCNYLDIVPDETTTDEDTYADKDAVRDYLYSCYAYLPQCNISSGSLDQMTGDEVITAFEHETFAGFPKGNYSAATPVISYWDTFFQGIRQCYMLLERIDKVADLRNDLKVDYKAQTKFLIAYYHYLMARCYGPTLLIKETPSITTPVEEYLGRTPYDECVEWICNLFDEAANDLPAVRSTASEFGLATSIAAKSLKAKMRLYAASPLFNGNSKFYSNFVDKDGVQLMPLTYDANKWVLARDACKEAIELAVLNGHDLYKKKDYRLDESEANPYPEEGAVRCLRTGMVDWESRNVEVLFAETRNEGSYGVQNKSLPFVKDGWAWNGVCPTWAMLNRFYTKNGLPWDEDPEFASKVKTEVVSVDAAHATQAAQGQKTILFNLDREPRYYAWIAFQGGYFEVLNNATNPAYSDGYVDGGRLVCSFLLGGNCSIGTANVQRDGNYSPGGYLNKKGVDPNTTVGTSSTTLNQYPWPVIRLADLYLAYAEACIEIGTSDDLTNAKTYINYIRERAGIPTLETSWNGIATLNQSKLREIVRQERMIELYLENQNFWDMRRWLLAEEYFGVKAKGMNIKASTIDDFAKLTEISFERKFKSPTQYLLPIPSTDINRDPQLVNNPGY; encoded by the coding sequence ATGAAAAAAATATATAGAATTTTATTCTTGCTAGTTGCATTAATTGGATATAGTTCTTGTAACTATCTGGACATTGTTCCGGATGAAACAACTACTGACGAGGATACTTATGCTGATAAAGATGCAGTGAGAGATTATCTTTATTCTTGTTATGCCTATTTGCCGCAGTGTAACATATCGAGTGGTAGCTTGGACCAGATGACAGGTGATGAGGTGATTACTGCATTCGAGCATGAAACGTTTGCCGGTTTCCCTAAAGGAAACTATTCTGCGGCAACTCCTGTAATTTCTTATTGGGACACTTTCTTCCAGGGTATCCGCCAATGTTATATGTTGCTTGAAAGGATTGACAAGGTAGCTGATTTGAGAAACGATTTGAAAGTGGATTATAAGGCACAGACTAAATTTCTGATAGCTTATTATCATTATTTGATGGCCCGTTGTTATGGTCCTACTTTGCTGATAAAAGAAACACCTTCTATCACGACTCCGGTGGAAGAATATTTGGGAAGAACACCTTATGATGAATGTGTGGAATGGATATGTAATTTGTTTGACGAAGCTGCCAATGATTTGCCGGCTGTTCGTTCTACGGCTTCCGAGTTCGGACTTGCCACTAGTATCGCTGCTAAATCATTAAAGGCAAAGATGCGACTTTATGCAGCTTCGCCGCTATTCAATGGTAATTCAAAATTTTATAGCAACTTTGTAGATAAGGATGGTGTGCAGTTGATGCCGCTTACTTATGACGCTAATAAGTGGGTACTTGCAAGAGATGCCTGTAAAGAGGCTATTGAACTTGCCGTACTGAACGGACATGATTTATATAAAAAGAAAGATTACCGGCTGGATGAGTCAGAAGCTAATCCATACCCCGAAGAAGGAGCTGTCAGATGTTTGCGTACAGGTATGGTGGATTGGGAATCACGTAACGTAGAAGTTTTGTTTGCCGAAACTCGGAATGAAGGTAGCTATGGCGTACAAAATAAATCATTGCCGTTTGTGAAAGACGGTTGGGCATGGAATGGTGTTTGTCCTACTTGGGCTATGTTGAATCGCTTTTATACAAAGAATGGTTTGCCTTGGGATGAAGATCCGGAATTTGCATCGAAAGTGAAAACCGAAGTGGTTAGTGTAGATGCTGCTCATGCTACTCAAGCTGCACAGGGTCAGAAAACAATTCTCTTTAATTTAGACCGTGAGCCTCGTTATTATGCTTGGATAGCTTTTCAGGGTGGTTACTTTGAGGTATTGAACAATGCTACAAATCCGGCTTACAGCGATGGTTATGTAGATGGTGGACGCTTGGTATGTAGTTTCCTTTTGGGAGGTAATTGTAGTATTGGTACAGCTAACGTGCAGCGTGATGGTAACTATAGTCCTGGTGGATATTTGAATAAAAAAGGAGTGGATCCCAATACTACCGTGGGGACGAGCAGTACGACTTTGAACCAATATCCTTGGCCGGTTATTAGATTAGCAGATTTATATTTGGCTTATGCAGAAGCTTGCATTGAAATTGGAACATCAGATGATTTGACGAATGCTAAGACATATATCAATTATATCAGAGAACGTGCAGGAATTCCGACATTAGAAACTTCATGGAATGGAATAGCTACGCTGAACCAATCTAAACTTCGGGAAATTGTCCGTCAGGAAAGAATGATTGAATTGTATCTGGAGAATCAAAATTTCTGGGATATGCGTCGTTGGCTTCTGGCTGAGGAATATTTCGGAGTAAAAGCGAAAGGTATGAATATTAAAGCGTCAACAATTGATGATTTTGCCAAACTGACAGAAATCAGTTTTGAGCGTAAGTTTAAATCTCCTACTCAGTATTTGTTGCCAATTCCTTCTACTGATATAAACAGAGACCCACAATTGGTGAATAATCCGGGGTATTAA